One genomic window of Pseudomonadales bacterium includes the following:
- the recN gene encoding DNA repair protein RecN, with product MLLQLTIKDYAVARSLDAEWRAGMTAITGETGAGKSILLDALGLALGDRADAEAIANDAERADIAALFDLQHIPEARDWLEAHGFPQHEQQCLLRRVILREGRARAWINGQPATLAQLRELGEMLIDIHSQHEHQSLLKKETHLRLLDAFGQHQSALEKVRVSFREWREIRQKIEQLQGSNQDNTARLQLLEYQVDELDRIAPQPDELLALEAEQKQLANAGELITHCDQLLQLCSEGEPFNLQQALTHAQQLLARSPLREALPTVAEMLDSALIQIDEAAQDLTHYRDHVSINPERLHEVEQRLDTLYELARKHRVQARELPALHEQLHQELALLRDSDGAIARLQQEQKQQETQYQKLAEQLSKLRHKTAKNLAQQVNAQLAQLKMAHCRFEIALTPHADAAPHQHGAEHSEFLISTQPDTPARSLVRVASGGELSRISLAIQVVTASTSRTPTLIFDEVDVGIGGATAVVVGQLLRQLGERGQVLCVTHQAQVAAQAHQHWQVSKQLKNKRMETTLQALDNALRVDEIARMIGGEKITAQSRAHAQEILAVD from the coding sequence GTGCTGCTGCAACTGACCATCAAAGACTACGCCGTCGCCCGCTCGCTGGATGCCGAGTGGCGTGCCGGCATGACGGCGATCACTGGCGAAACCGGTGCGGGCAAATCTATTTTGCTGGATGCGCTGGGCTTGGCGCTGGGTGATCGCGCTGATGCAGAGGCCATCGCTAATGACGCTGAGCGCGCCGACATCGCCGCGCTATTTGATTTGCAACACATTCCCGAAGCGCGCGATTGGCTGGAGGCGCACGGCTTTCCGCAGCATGAACAACAATGCCTGCTGCGGCGCGTGATACTGCGCGAAGGCCGCGCGCGCGCGTGGATCAACGGTCAGCCCGCCACGCTGGCGCAACTGCGCGAGCTGGGCGAAATGCTGATCGACATTCACAGCCAACACGAACACCAATCGCTGCTGAAAAAAGAGACGCATCTGCGCCTGCTGGACGCTTTCGGTCAGCATCAGAGCGCGCTGGAAAAAGTACGCGTGTCTTTTCGTGAATGGCGAGAAATTCGGCAGAAAATTGAACAACTGCAAGGCAGCAATCAAGACAACACAGCGCGCTTGCAATTGCTGGAATATCAAGTGGATGAACTGGATCGCATCGCGCCGCAGCCCGATGAACTGCTCGCCTTAGAAGCCGAGCAAAAACAACTCGCCAACGCCGGCGAATTGATCACACATTGCGATCAGTTATTGCAGTTGTGCAGCGAAGGCGAACCCTTCAATTTGCAACAGGCCTTAACGCACGCACAACAACTGCTAGCGCGTTCACCTTTGCGCGAAGCACTGCCCACGGTGGCAGAAATGTTGGACAGCGCGCTGATTCAAATTGATGAAGCGGCGCAAGACCTCACGCATTATCGCGATCATGTCAGCATCAACCCAGAACGCCTGCACGAAGTGGAACAAAGGCTCGACACGCTGTATGAATTGGCGCGCAAACACCGTGTGCAAGCACGAGAGCTACCCGCACTGCACGAGCAACTGCATCAAGAATTGGCGCTGCTGCGCGACAGCGATGGCGCGATTGCACGCTTGCAGCAAGAGCAAAAACAGCAGGAAACGCAGTATCAAAAACTCGCGGAGCAACTGAGCAAACTGCGACACAAAACTGCTAAAAATCTGGCGCAGCAAGTCAACGCGCAACTGGCGCAACTCAAAATGGCACACTGCCGTTTTGAGATTGCATTAACGCCACACGCAGATGCAGCGCCTCACCAACATGGCGCAGAACACAGCGAGTTTTTAATCAGCACCCAGCCCGATACACCAGCACGCAGTTTGGTGCGCGTGGCTTCTGGCGGCGAGCTGTCGCGTATATCACTGGCGATACAAGTGGTCACGGCCAGCACTTCGCGCACGCCCACGCTGATATTTGATGAAGTGGATGTCGGCATCGGCGGCGCAACTGCCGTGGTGGTTGGTCAACTACTGCGTCAGCTCGGTGAACGCGGGCAGGTGTTGTGCGTCACACACCAAGCGCAAGTCGCCGCGCAGGCACATCAGCACTGGCAAGTGAGTAAACAACTCAAAAACAAACGCATGGAAACTACACTGCAAGCACTGGATAACGCACTGCGCGTTGATGAAATTGCGCGCATGATCGGCGGTGAAAAAATCACTGCGCAATCGCGTGCACACGCGCAAGAAATTTTGGCAGTGGATTAA
- a CDS encoding SGNH/GDSL hydrolase family protein — MLIEPGSRLLMIGASLTDSGRGRPVGEAHELGNGYVCQINALLGALYPAHSIRVLNVGTSGNTVRDLKARWKQDVLDLEPHWLSILIGVNDVWRQFDSPLRTELHVPIDEYERELDALIRSVKPTLQGLVLMTPFFIESNRQDPMREAMDAYGNVVRKLAEKHGAVFVDTQAVIDGLLEHMHPMTLCWDRIHPSQTGHMALSLAFMRAIGAAV; from the coding sequence ATGTTGATCGAACCCGGTAGTCGTTTATTGATGATTGGTGCTTCACTCACGGACAGCGGCAGAGGGCGCCCCGTTGGTGAAGCGCACGAATTGGGCAATGGCTATGTATGTCAGATCAATGCGCTGCTTGGCGCTTTGTATCCTGCGCATAGTATTCGCGTGTTGAATGTTGGCACGAGTGGCAACACGGTGCGCGATCTCAAAGCGCGTTGGAAACAGGATGTATTGGATTTAGAGCCGCACTGGTTGTCGATATTGATTGGCGTGAATGATGTGTGGCGACAATTTGATTCACCGCTGCGCACCGAATTGCATGTGCCGATTGATGAATACGAGCGCGAGTTGGATGCCTTGATTCGCAGTGTGAAGCCTACTTTGCAAGGCTTGGTGTTGATGACGCCATTTTTTATTGAATCCAATCGTCAAGATCCGATGCGTGAGGCGATGGATGCCTACGGCAATGTCGTACGCAAATTGGCAGAAAAACACGGCGCAGTTTTTGTGGATACGCAGGCGGTGATAGATGGCTTGCTGGAACACATGCACCCGATGACGCTGTGTTGGGATCGCATCCATCCCAGCCAAACAGGTCACATGGCACTGTCGCTGGCGTTTATGCGAGCCATCGGCGCAGCGGTTTAG